A region of the Rhizobium leguminosarum bv. trifolii WSM1325 genome:
GCCATCAGGGTGGCGCCGAGAATTCGTTTCAACATGATCTGTCTCCCTTGTGTCGTGGCCGAATGTCTTCCGGCAGCAACGGTGATGCGCCTTGGGAAGCGAACATTGGATGCAGATCGAGCGAAAAGGTTCCCGGAAATTTCGGGACCCAGAGAAACAGCTTGTCACCGACGCGTCAGTCTTTGCCGAGGAAGCGCTGAAGCACGATGGCATGATTGTGGGCCATGTCTTTTGCAGCGTAGAGAAGCGTCACGTCCTCTTGTCGGATCTGGCGTTTCAACTCCTCGACGGAGGATGGATTTTTCTCCAGCTCGTTTTGATACCGGCGCTGGAACTCGGTCCATTTGGCCGGATCATGGCCGAACCATCGGCGCAGCGCCGGGCTTGGTGCGATATCCTTCAGCCAGATATCGACTGCCGCATCTTGCTTGCTCAACCCGCGCGGCCATAGCCGGTCGATCAGGATGCGCGTGCCGTCCTTGTCGTCTTTCGGCTCGTAGATTCGTTTGAGGTGCAAGGACATTTGTTCACCCGACATAAGTTCGAAAGCCAATCTAGACGAATACGCGTGACAGGGTTTTGGTTCCAGGCTCGAGCCCGCAGCTCGATCGGGTGGGTGGCACAGGCAGCCATCGCACTCAACTTAGGAATATAGGTTGTCGGTCGGCCACAGATGAACGCCTCCGATTGCTGTAGCATTGTCGCGGCCAACTGATGCTCTTCGGTCCTTGGCCGCTGATATTTTTCGATTCTCCCAATATTGCCAAATGTCACGTTTCGAATATGCCTGTGGCTTTGCGGAGGGATTTGCATTGACGCAGCTTTCGAACGCCCGCGCTTCATTCTTCGAACTGATCGTTCTGATCGGACTCGGCGTTGCTGTCAGCGCTCCAGCGGCATCGGCGGGCCAGAACCAATGCGCCGGCCGCGCCTCAGACATCATCCGTCTTGCCTATCCGGGTGCCAAAAACGCCGACGACGCTTTTCTGTTTGGGGGCGCAACCATCACATTGCCGACAGACGACAATGTCGACGGCGATCCGCGTCGGGTGAATTGCCGGATCTGGCCAGCTCAACCGCAACTGACCCTTGTTGCTGTCCCCTTGATGACAGAGCAGTCGGATTCGGAAAACGAGGGGGACATCGAACTGCTCGTGGTCGACAGCACCAATCTTCATGTAAAGCAGCGCCTGCGTCTTCAGGGACTTATGTCCGACGATGCCATTCATGTAGAAAGCGTCGCCTTCGATACCGCACGTTATCAACTCGCTCCTGGGAAAACGGCTTTTGGATTGCGTGTTACGCTGGAAGGTAGTTCGCGCGCCAATCCATTCGGCGAAACGACCTTATGGCTCTTCTCAGTTGACGCTGATGGGCTGAAGCCGGTTCTCGACAATATTGTCGTCAGCGAGAACCACGGAGAATGGGATACCGCCTGTGCCGGTGAGTTTGATGAAACCACGCGCACGCTTTCAATGGGTTCACCAGCAAAAGGCGTGTTTGCCGATATAGTCGTAGCCGAAAAAACGACCACTTCCGTTGCCACTGTCGGAAAGGATGGTGATTGCCAGAGCGAAGATAAAACGACGATTGGCAAACACCGGCTGCGTTACGACGGATCGAAATATATCGTTCCCAAAGATCTGAAGCGCGATGAGTAAGAGGATGTTTGTCCAGGCCGGTGATGGCCGCAATGACCGGGACAACTGCGATAGAGCGCCGCGTGTCCGACAGGACGCTCTATCGCTTGAATTGGCGCGATCTGCCCTTTGCCGCTGTCGACGTCAGAAAGGATAGTGCTGGGCGGAATCCTCGACCGTGATCCAGCGCAGGTCGGTGAATTCAGCGATTGCCGCCTTGCCGCCGAAGCGGCCGTAGCCGCTGCCCTTGACGCCGCCGAAGGGCATTTGCGCCTCGTCGTTTACCGTCGGGCCATTGATGTGGCAGATGCCGGATTCGATCCGCGCCGCAACCGCCATTGCCCGCTGGACATTGCGGCTGAAGACGGCGGATGACAGGCCGTATTCGGTGTCGTTGGCGATGCGGATGGCTTCTTCCTCACTGGTAACGCGAATGATCGGCTTGACCGGGCCGAAGGATTCTTCTGCATAGACGCGCATCTCGGGCGTGACATGATCAAGCAGCGTCGCCTCGACCACGGTGCCCGAGCGTTTGCCGCCGGCCACGAGTTTTGCCCCCTTGGCCGTCGCATCGGCGATCAGCTCCTCCATTTTCTTCGCCGCATCGAGGCTGATCAGCGAGCCGAGAACGACGTGGCCACGTGGGTCGCCGGCCGGCAGCTGGCTGGCGCGGGCGGCCAGTTTGGCGACGAACTGATCGGCGATCGTCTCGTCGACGATGATCCGCTCGGTCGACATGCAGATCTGGCCCTGATGCATGAAGGCGCCGAAAATGGCGGCATTGACGGCACCGTCGATATCGGCGTCGTCGAGGATGACCAGCGGTGCCTTGCCGCCGAGCTCAAGAAGGGCGGGTTTGAGATACCTGCCGCAGGTCTCGGCGATGATCTTGCCGACCTTGGTCGACCCGGTGAAGTTCACGCGCTTGACGGCCGGATGGGCAATCAGCGCGGCGACGATCTCGGGCGCATCTTCCGGCGCGTTGGTGAGGACGTTGATGACGCCGGCCGGCAGGCCGGCTTCGGTCAGCGCGGTGGCGATCAGCCTATGCGTGCCGGGGCATTGTTCCGAGGCCTTGAGCACGACGGTATTGCCGCAGGCGATCGGCATGGCGATGGCGCGGGTGGCGAGGATGACCGGCGCGTTCCAGGGAGCGATCGCCAGGCAGACGCCGGCGGCCTGGCGAACACCCATGGCGAGCGTGCCCGGCTTATCGGAAGGGATGATTTCGCCTGATATCTGCGTCGTCATGGCGCCGGCCTCGCGCAGGATGTTGGCGGCGAGCATGACATTGAAGCCGGCCCAGGGTGCGGTTGAGCCGGTCTCCTCGATCATCAGCCGGGTAAACTCGCCGACTTTGGAATCCATGATATCGGCAGCCTTCATCAGGATCGCGCGGCGCTGGCCGGGGCCGGTCTTCGACCAGGCGCCGAAGGCAGCGGCGGCGGCTTCGACGGCAGCGGCCGCATCATCCAGGCTTGCCGCGGCGGCGCGGCTTGCGAGCTTCTCGGTGAAGGGATCGATGCGATCAAAGGTCCGGCCGCCGGAGGCCGCGCGGTCGGCGCCGTTTATGAGGAGGGAAATATTCATCGGAGGTCTCCAGGGGACAAGAACTAGAAGCCGAGGACTTCGGCGTTGATGGAAGCTTCGAGGCCGCCGTCGACGGCAATGTTGGCGCCGTTGATCCAGCGTGCGCCATCCGAGCAGAGGAAGAGCACGGCGGGGGCGATATCGGCGGAGGTGCCGGCGCGGCCGACGCGGGTGATGTCACTATCAACCCTGGCGTCGCCGAGCACGGCGCGGAACTGCTTGAGGATCGGCGTTTCCACCGGCCCGGGGCTGACCGCATTCACCCGGATGCCGCGGTTCTTGAACAGCGGCTGATGGGCCGCCCGCATGGTCCAAAGCAGCAGCAGCTCCTTGGAGAGCGGGTAGGCTTCCTCATCCTTGAGGCCGTGTTCGGCGACGAGCATCGCCACTTCGGGAAAGCCTTCGATTGATGTCAGCGACTTTGCCCGCTCGAGGTTGGCGCGCCAGCCGTAGCCGGCGATCGAGGCGACGTTGACGATGGCCCCACCTTCGCGCAGGCGGGGCGCCACGGCTTCCGACAGGGCGCGAAGGCCATAGAAATTGACGGCGAGCGTCGAGACGACACCTGTGTTGCCGGAAAGGCCGGCGACATTGGCGAGTGCGTCGAGGCGCACTGGGAGCTGCGCGACGATCTCGGCTACGCCTGATGCAGTCGACAGATCACCCTTGATGAAAGCGGCACTTCCGCTGGCAGGCTCGCGCACATCGACGCCGATGACCTCGGCGCCCATCTGGCCGGCCAGCTCCGCCGTGCGGGCGCCGATGCCGGAAGCCACGCCGGTCACCAGGATCGTTTTACCAAAAAGCATGAACGTCACCTTTCGCAAGAGAATCCGGAAATAAGCCGGCTCATTCTT
Encoded here:
- a CDS encoding protein of unknown function DUF488 (PFAM: protein of unknown function DUF488~KEGG: rec:RHECIAT_PC0000611 hypothetical protein), yielding MSLHLKRIYEPKDDKDGTRILIDRLWPRGLSKQDAAVDIWLKDIAPSPALRRWFGHDPAKWTEFQRRYQNELEKNPSSVEELKRQIRQEDVTLLYAAKDMAHNHAIVLQRFLGKD
- a CDS encoding conserved hypothetical protein (KEGG: rec:RHECIAT_PC0000608 hypothetical protein) is translated as MTQLSNARASFFELIVLIGLGVAVSAPAASAGQNQCAGRASDIIRLAYPGAKNADDAFLFGGATITLPTDDNVDGDPRRVNCRIWPAQPQLTLVAVPLMTEQSDSENEGDIELLVVDSTNLHVKQRLRLQGLMSDDAIHVESVAFDTARYQLAPGKTAFGLRVTLEGSSRANPFGETTLWLFSVDADGLKPVLDNIVVSENHGEWDTACAGEFDETTRTLSMGSPAKGVFADIVVAEKTTTSVATVGKDGDCQSEDKTTIGKHRLRYDGSKYIVPKDLKRDE
- a CDS encoding Aldehyde Dehydrogenase (PFAM: Aldehyde Dehydrogenase~KEGG: rec:RHECIAT_PC0000932 putative salicylaldehyde dehydrogenase protein), whose amino-acid sequence is MNISLLINGADRAASGGRTFDRIDPFTEKLASRAAAASLDDAAAAVEAAAAAFGAWSKTGPGQRRAILMKAADIMDSKVGEFTRLMIEETGSTAPWAGFNVMLAANILREAGAMTTQISGEIIPSDKPGTLAMGVRQAAGVCLAIAPWNAPVILATRAIAMPIACGNTVVLKASEQCPGTHRLIATALTEAGLPAGVINVLTNAPEDAPEIVAALIAHPAVKRVNFTGSTKVGKIIAETCGRYLKPALLELGGKAPLVILDDADIDGAVNAAIFGAFMHQGQICMSTERIIVDETIADQFVAKLAARASQLPAGDPRGHVVLGSLISLDAAKKMEELIADATAKGAKLVAGGKRSGTVVEATLLDHVTPEMRVYAEESFGPVKPIIRVTSEEEAIRIANDTEYGLSSAVFSRNVQRAMAVAARIESGICHINGPTVNDEAQMPFGGVKGSGYGRFGGKAAIAEFTDLRWITVEDSAQHYPF
- a CDS encoding short-chain dehydrogenase/reductase SDR (PFAM: short-chain dehydrogenase/reductase SDR; NAD-dependent epimerase/dehydratase~KEGG: rec:RHECIAT_PC0000931 putative 3-alpha-hydroxysteroid dehydrogenase protein) codes for the protein MLFGKTILVTGVASGIGARTAELAGQMGAEVIGVDVREPASGSAAFIKGDLSTASGVAEIVAQLPVRLDALANVAGLSGNTGVVSTLAVNFYGLRALSEAVAPRLREGGAIVNVASIAGYGWRANLERAKSLTSIEGFPEVAMLVAEHGLKDEEAYPLSKELLLLWTMRAAHQPLFKNRGIRVNAVSPGPVETPILKQFRAVLGDARVDSDITRVGRAGTSADIAPAVLFLCSDGARWINGANIAVDGGLEASINAEVLGF